A stretch of Lathyrus oleraceus cultivar Zhongwan6 chromosome 6, CAAS_Psat_ZW6_1.0, whole genome shotgun sequence DNA encodes these proteins:
- the LOC127096366 gene encoding LEAF RUST 10 DISEASE-RESISTANCE LOCUS RECEPTOR-LIKE PROTEIN KINASE-like 2.1, with protein sequence MTGRKVWFVKINPAMKNKVKFADDTTLKADGINDVLIIRMDDRYSLIKDVLYILGIKYKFLSIGQLLENGYKIHMENKGLRVMDAKGDLNKLGQGGFGSVYKGNLPDECVVAVKVLSESKDNGEDFINEVASIRRTSHVNIVKLLGFCLDGSKKALIYEFMSNGSLENYGMILEMVGRSKNIKLEVDCSSELYFPHWIYKRLELNQDFGLKCIKNEIDEEMVRKMTMVSLWCIQTDPSNRPSMRKVVEMLEGSLQVLEILPKPFLSSPSTSSIHISSEML encoded by the exons ATGACGGGGAGGAAGGTTTggtttgttaaaatcaatccCGCCATGAAGAACAAAGTGAAGTTCGCGGATGACACCACTCTAAAGGCTGATGGGATCAATGATGTTTTGATCATAAGAATGGATGATAGATATTCCTTGATCAAAGATGTTTTGTACATTTTGGGAATCAAATATAAATTTCTAAGTATTGGCCAATTGCTTGAGAATGGTTACAAGATTCACATGGAAAACAAGGGGTTGCGCGTTATGGACGCAAAAGGAGATTTG aacaaattaggtcaaggaGGGTTCGGAAGTGTATACAAAGGGAATTTACCTGATGAATGTGTTGTTGCAGTGAAGGTTTTAAGTGAATCAAAAGATAATGGTGAAGATTTTATTAATGAAGTTGCAAGTATCAGGAGAACTTCACATGTCAACATTGTTAAACTTTTGGGATTCTGTTTGGATGGATCTAAAAAGGCATTAATATATGAATTCATGTCTAATGGATCTCTTGAGAA TTATGGAATGATTTTAGAAATGGTTGGTCGAAGTAAGAACATTAAACTTGAAGTGGATTGTTCTAGTGAATTATATTTTCCACACTGGATTTATAAACGTCTTGAATTGAATCAGGATTTTGGACTTAAGTgtattaaaaatgaaattgatgaAGAAATGGTAAGAAAAATGACAATGGTGAGTTTATGGTGCATACAAACTGACCCTTCAAATCGACCATCAATGCGTAAAGTGGTGGAAATGTTGGAAGGGAGCCTTCAAGTGCTGGAAATACTGCCCAAACCCTTTTTGTCTTCTCCTTCAACATCTTCAATCCATATATCATCTGAAATGTTGTAA